The following proteins are co-located in the Echinicola sp. 20G genome:
- a CDS encoding DUF4138 domain-containing protein → MKKNMIVKSILIFTGIMVIVNGGLFAQYSSEAIIESYPIAVGWDKTTVVVFPFEIKSVDRGNPAVMVQKDAYAGNVLKLRAGAKEFDPTSLHIITSSDRLYHFEVSYKNRPYPLVLDMGSQISRDARYVNLSSPSPNDKDLEEIASVLLNYPIKGKLGKLLKVGEIKAKAREVFIKENTLFFVIDLENKSSLDFIAEKSRCWIIDAKTFKRTAQSKTELFPTVVKWEYFQGVEAMGSCRLVMGIPAFTVSDNKIVEIHLIGLNGERNINLQIKGKHLLEAKPIIQP, encoded by the coding sequence ATGAAGAAAAACATGATAGTGAAAAGCATTCTGATCTTTACCGGGATCATGGTAATTGTTAACGGTGGACTTTTTGCCCAGTATTCCTCAGAGGCAATTATTGAAAGCTACCCAATTGCAGTAGGATGGGACAAAACGACGGTGGTGGTGTTCCCATTTGAAATCAAGAGCGTGGACAGGGGAAACCCTGCAGTAATGGTCCAAAAGGATGCATATGCTGGAAATGTACTCAAGCTAAGGGCAGGAGCAAAGGAATTTGATCCTACAAGCCTGCATATAATTACATCGTCTGATAGACTCTACCATTTTGAGGTCAGCTATAAAAATAGACCTTACCCATTGGTGCTTGATATGGGGAGCCAAATATCCAGAGATGCGCGATATGTAAATTTGTCAAGTCCATCACCCAATGATAAAGATCTGGAGGAAATCGCTTCGGTACTATTGAACTATCCCATAAAAGGAAAATTGGGGAAACTGTTGAAGGTTGGAGAAATCAAGGCAAAAGCCAGAGAAGTGTTTATCAAAGAAAACACCCTGTTTTTCGTGATTGACCTGGAGAATAAAAGCTCACTGGATTTCATTGCCGAAAAATCCCGGTGTTGGATAATAGATGCAAAGACATTTAAAAGGACAGCCCAAAGTAAAACAGAACTATTTCCAACAGTGGTCAAGTGGGAGTACTTCCAGGGAGTTGAAGCAATGGGGTCCTGCAGGTTGGTGATGGGAATTCCTGCCTTTACAGTTTCTGACAACAAAATAGTGGAGATACACCTAATAGGGCTAAATGGGGAAAGGAATATCAACCTTCAAATAAAAGGCAAGCACTTGCTGGAAGCCAAACCAATTATTCAACCATAA
- a CDS encoding DUF932 domain-containing protein has product MGHNIHFNEKTGKHSFFSVKQPAWHKLGKVVEDYPTSAEAIHYAGLDYEVIKSPLFTKCGDLSVGTNGLENTQTAIQVNSHFATMRTDTNKVFGIVGKDYGIVQNKDAFSFFDAIVKEEKGVKFETAGALGDGERVFITAKLADHILVGKDDLVEKYLFLTTSHDGSGSITAAFTPIRVVCQNTLNAAMNRKSNVVRIRHTSGAKERLQQAHKLMGLVTDTADKLGTVFNQWAKVKIKDKQVKRLIELAMAPNKDTLDRLYKGEYEHISTAFKNQCEEAFAYAMMGDTQLLPTTEGTLFGAYNAVTGYFQNVRNFKSEEDKTKSILLGGTAQMKGQKAFDLCVDFAKNGEGILKV; this is encoded by the coding sequence ATGGGACATAATATTCATTTTAATGAAAAAACAGGAAAGCACAGCTTTTTTAGTGTAAAACAACCGGCATGGCACAAACTTGGTAAAGTTGTAGAAGATTATCCAACATCCGCCGAGGCTATCCATTATGCCGGACTGGATTATGAAGTGATAAAATCTCCACTGTTTACGAAATGTGGTGATCTCAGCGTTGGTACAAATGGTCTTGAAAATACACAAACTGCAATCCAAGTAAACAGTCATTTTGCCACCATGAGAACAGACACAAATAAGGTGTTTGGGATTGTTGGAAAGGATTATGGTATTGTGCAAAATAAGGATGCATTTTCATTCTTTGACGCTATAGTCAAGGAGGAAAAGGGAGTTAAGTTTGAGACGGCCGGAGCACTGGGAGACGGGGAACGTGTGTTTATCACCGCCAAATTGGCTGATCATATCTTGGTGGGGAAAGATGACCTTGTTGAAAAGTACCTATTCCTGACTACCTCCCATGATGGAAGCGGTAGCATAACTGCTGCTTTTACCCCTATCAGGGTGGTTTGCCAAAATACGCTAAATGCAGCAATGAACAGGAAAAGCAACGTTGTAAGGATTCGACATACATCAGGAGCCAAGGAAAGGCTTCAACAGGCGCATAAATTAATGGGACTTGTAACAGATACGGCTGATAAGCTGGGAACGGTTTTTAACCAATGGGCGAAAGTAAAGATCAAAGACAAACAAGTCAAACGGTTGATAGAACTGGCAATGGCTCCCAATAAAGATACCTTGGACAGGCTGTATAAAGGAGAATATGAGCATATTTCCACTGCGTTTAAAAATCAATGTGAAGAGGCTTTTGCATATGCCATGATGGGAGATACCCAGTTATTACCTACTACGGAGGGAACACTATTTGGTGCCTATAACGCAGTAACCGGTTATTTTCAGAATGTGAGAAACTTTAAGAGTGAAGAGGACAAAACAAAATCAATCCTCTTGGGGGGTACTGCGCAGATGAAAGGACAAAAAGCCTTTGACCTATGTGTAGATTTTGCCAAAAACGGCGAAGGCATTTTGAAGGTATAA